In one window of Agromyces badenianii DNA:
- a CDS encoding acetyl/propionyl/methylcrotonyl-CoA carboxylase subunit alpha: protein MPRITRVLIANRGEIAVRVIRAARDAGLGSVAVYADQDRDARHVKLADEAYALDGTTSADTYLVIDKILSVARRSGADAVHPGYGFLAENPDFARAVIDAGIVWIGPSPEAIERLGDKVSARHVAEKVGAPLAPGTLNPVADASEVLDFVDVHGLPVAIKAAFGGGGRGLKVARTREEVPELFESATREAVAAFGRGECFVEKYLDRPRHVETQCLADAHGNVVVVSTRDCSLQRRHQKLVEEAPAPFLTEEQTALLYESSKAILREVGYVGAGTCEFLIGQDGTVSFLEVNTRLQVEHPVSEEVTGIDLVREQFRLAEGGVLDAVDPVTIGHSIEFRINGEDPGRGFLPAPGPVHQLRFPGGPGVRIDSGVTSGDEISGAFDSLLAKLIVTGRDRKDALERARRALDEFEVTGLPTVLPFHRDIVTNPAFAPEGDEPFSIYTRWIETEYDNRLEPWSGELATTTGADARTSVVVEVAGRRVEVTLPKRLAGGSSAARSAGAAPRRRATGHSVDTATGDAVKAPMQATIVKVAVAEGDHVVKGDLVLVLEAMKMEQPILAHKDGVIGTVNAEAGATVSSGHLLLAITDAPAA, encoded by the coding sequence ATGCCGCGTATCACCAGGGTCCTCATCGCCAACCGTGGCGAGATCGCCGTCCGCGTCATCCGGGCCGCCCGTGACGCCGGCCTCGGCTCCGTCGCCGTCTACGCCGACCAAGACCGCGACGCGCGGCACGTCAAGCTCGCCGACGAGGCCTACGCCCTCGACGGCACCACGAGCGCAGACACGTACCTCGTGATCGACAAGATCCTCTCGGTGGCCCGCCGCTCGGGCGCCGACGCGGTGCACCCCGGCTACGGCTTCCTCGCAGAGAACCCCGACTTCGCCCGCGCCGTCATCGACGCCGGCATCGTCTGGATCGGGCCGTCGCCCGAGGCCATCGAACGACTCGGCGACAAGGTCTCCGCGCGCCACGTCGCCGAGAAGGTCGGCGCTCCGCTCGCGCCCGGCACCCTCAACCCGGTCGCGGATGCCTCCGAGGTGCTCGATTTCGTCGACGTGCACGGCCTGCCCGTGGCGATCAAGGCCGCCTTCGGCGGTGGCGGCCGAGGCCTGAAGGTCGCCCGCACCCGCGAGGAGGTGCCCGAGCTCTTCGAGTCGGCCACTCGCGAGGCCGTCGCGGCGTTCGGCCGCGGCGAGTGCTTCGTCGAGAAGTACCTCGACCGGCCCCGTCACGTCGAGACCCAATGCCTCGCCGACGCGCACGGCAACGTCGTCGTCGTCTCGACCCGCGACTGCTCGCTGCAGCGTCGACACCAGAAACTCGTCGAAGAGGCCCCGGCGCCGTTCCTCACCGAAGAGCAGACCGCGCTCCTCTACGAGTCCTCGAAGGCGATCCTGCGCGAGGTCGGCTACGTGGGCGCCGGCACGTGCGAATTCCTGATCGGCCAAGACGGCACGGTCTCGTTCCTCGAGGTGAACACCCGTCTCCAGGTCGAGCACCCGGTTTCCGAAGAGGTCACCGGCATCGATCTCGTGCGCGAGCAGTTCCGCCTCGCCGAGGGCGGCGTGCTCGACGCCGTCGACCCCGTCACCATCGGCCACTCGATCGAGTTCCGGATCAACGGCGAGGACCCGGGTCGGGGCTTCCTGCCCGCGCCCGGACCGGTGCACCAGCTGCGGTTCCCCGGCGGCCCCGGCGTCCGCATCGACTCCGGCGTCACCTCGGGCGACGAGATCTCGGGCGCGTTCGACTCGCTGCTCGCCAAGCTCATCGTCACGGGCCGCGACCGCAAGGACGCGCTCGAGCGCGCTCGACGTGCGCTCGACGAGTTCGAGGTCACCGGGCTCCCCACCGTGCTGCCCTTCCACCGCGACATCGTCACAAATCCGGCCTTCGCGCCCGAGGGCGACGAGCCGTTCTCGATCTACACGCGCTGGATCGAGACCGAGTACGACAACCGTCTCGAGCCCTGGTCGGGCGAGCTCGCCACGACGACGGGCGCCGACGCACGCACGAGCGTGGTCGTCGAGGTCGCAGGTCGCCGGGTCGAGGTGACCCTGCCGAAGCGGCTCGCAGGCGGGTCATCCGCTGCCCGAAGCGCTGGAGCCGCACCGCGGCGCCGCGCAACCGGGCACTCGGTCGACACCGCGACCGGCGACGCCGTCAAGGCACCGATGCAGGCGACGATCGTGAAGGTCGCGGTCGCCGAGGGCGATCACGTCGTCAAGGGCGATCTGGTGCTGGTGCTCGAGGCGATGAAGATGGAACAGCCGATCCTGGCCCACAAAGACGGTGTCATCGGCACCGTGAACGCCGAGGCCGGCGCGACCGTCTCGAGCGGGCACCTGCTCCTCGCCATCACCGACGCACCCGCGGCCTGA